A genomic segment from Streptomyces antibioticus encodes:
- a CDS encoding decaprenylphospho-beta-D-erythro-pentofuranosid-2-ulose 2-reductase: MKDAFGIPQSLLVLGGTSEIALATARRLIARRTRTVWLAGRPSADLESAAAELRALGADVRTVAFDALDPDSHEVVLGKVFAEGDVDVVLLAFGILGDQAHDERDPAAAVRVARTNYTGAVSAGLVSARALQAQGHGSLVVLSSVAGERARRSNFIYGSSKAGLDAFAQGLGDALHGTGVHVMVVRPGFVRTRMTAGLDEPPLATTPEAVATAVELGLRRRSETVWVPGLLRVVMSALRHVPRGVFRRLPI; the protein is encoded by the coding sequence GTGAAGGACGCCTTCGGCATCCCCCAGTCCCTGCTCGTCCTCGGCGGCACGTCCGAGATCGCGCTCGCCACCGCGCGCCGGCTGATCGCCCGCCGCACCCGCACGGTCTGGCTGGCCGGCCGCCCGTCGGCCGACCTGGAGTCGGCCGCCGCCGAGCTGCGCGCGCTCGGGGCGGACGTGCGCACGGTCGCCTTCGACGCGCTCGACCCCGACTCCCACGAGGTGGTCCTCGGCAAGGTGTTCGCGGAGGGGGACGTCGACGTCGTGCTGCTCGCCTTCGGGATCCTCGGCGACCAGGCGCACGACGAACGCGACCCGGCGGCCGCGGTGCGGGTCGCCCGCACCAACTACACCGGGGCGGTCTCGGCGGGCCTGGTGAGCGCCCGCGCGCTCCAGGCGCAGGGCCACGGCTCGCTGGTCGTGCTCTCCTCCGTCGCCGGGGAGCGGGCCCGCCGCTCGAACTTCATCTACGGCTCCAGCAAGGCGGGCCTCGACGCGTTCGCCCAGGGTCTGGGGGACGCGCTGCACGGCACCGGCGTGCACGTCATGGTCGTACGGCCCGGGTTCGTGCGGACGCGGATGACGGCCGGGCTCGACGAACCGCCGCTGGCCACCACGCCCGAGGCGGTCGCGACCGCGGTCGAGCTGGGGCTGCGGCGGCGCTCGGAGACGGTGTGGGTGCCCGGCCTGCTGCGGGTGGTGATGTCGGCGCTGCGGCACGTCCCGCGCGGGGTGTTCCGGCGCCTGCCGATCTAG
- the trpS gene encoding tryptophan--tRNA ligase, with amino-acid sequence MASDRPRVLSGIQPTAGSFHLGNYLGAVRQWVALQESHDAFYMVVDLHAITVPQDPKELTANTRLAAAQLLAAGLDPERCTLFVQSHVPEHAQLAWIMNCLTGFGEASRMTQFKDKSAKQGADRASVGLFTYPILQVADILLYQANEVPVGEDQRQHIELTRDLAERFNGRFGQTFTIPKPYILKETAKIYDLQDPAIKMSKSASTPKGLINLLDDPKATAKKVRSAVTDTDTVVRFDPENKPGVSNLLTVYSTLTGTPVPELERQYEGKLYGALKTDLADVVVDFVTPFRDRTQQYLDDPETLDSILAKGAEKARAVAAETLARSYERVGFLPAKH; translated from the coding sequence ATGGCCTCTGATCGACCTCGCGTGCTCTCCGGAATCCAGCCCACCGCAGGCTCGTTCCACCTCGGCAACTACCTCGGCGCCGTGCGCCAGTGGGTGGCCCTCCAGGAGTCGCACGACGCGTTCTACATGGTCGTCGACCTGCACGCGATCACGGTCCCGCAGGACCCGAAGGAGCTGACGGCCAACACCCGGCTGGCCGCCGCCCAGCTCCTGGCCGCCGGTCTCGACCCCGAGCGCTGCACGCTCTTCGTCCAGAGCCATGTCCCCGAGCACGCCCAGCTCGCCTGGATCATGAACTGCCTCACCGGCTTCGGCGAGGCCAGCCGGATGACGCAGTTCAAGGACAAGTCGGCCAAGCAGGGCGCCGACCGCGCCTCCGTCGGCCTGTTCACGTACCCGATCCTCCAGGTCGCGGACATCCTGCTCTACCAGGCCAACGAGGTCCCGGTCGGCGAGGACCAGCGCCAGCACATCGAGCTGACCCGCGACCTCGCCGAGCGCTTCAACGGCCGCTTCGGCCAGACCTTCACGATCCCGAAGCCGTACATCCTCAAGGAGACGGCGAAGATCTACGACCTCCAGGACCCGGCGATCAAGATGAGCAAGTCGGCGTCCACGCCGAAGGGCCTCATCAACCTGCTCGACGACCCGAAGGCCACCGCGAAGAAGGTCAGGAGCGCGGTCACCGACACCGACACGGTCGTCCGCTTCGACCCCGAGAACAAGCCCGGCGTCAGCAACCTCCTCACCGTCTACTCCACGCTGACCGGCACCCCGGTCCCGGAGCTGGAGCGGCAGTACGAGGGCAAGCTCTACGGCGCCCTCAAGACGGACCTCGCGGATGTCGTCGTCGACTTCGTGACCCCGTTCCGGGACCGCACCCAGCAGTACCTGGACGACCCGGAGACGCTGGACTCGATCCTGGCCAAGGGCGCGGAGAAGGCGCGGGCCGTCGCCGCGGAGACGCTGGCGCGGTCGTACGAGCGGGTCGGCTTCCTCCCCGCGAAGCACTGA
- a CDS encoding ABC transporter substrate-binding protein, translated as MRARLTALTGTLLLLTGCGAADMTKQASPFADARGARTVTLSVQSWVGAQANVAVAQYLLESELGYRVDTVQVDEVPAWDALSQGRVDAILEDWGHPDQEKRYVHDKKTIARGGGLGVTGHIGWYVPAYFAKQHPDVTDWKNLDRYADEMRTPESGGKGQLLDGSPSYVTNDKALVKNLDLDYQVVFAGSEAAQITQITRFAKEKKPFLTYWYAPQWLFEKVPMTEVRLPAYEEGCDADPAKVACAYPHTPLQKYLNADFARNGGDAAAFLKKFRWTTEDQNEVSLMIADQKLTPREAAEKWADRHASTWKAWLP; from the coding sequence ATGCGCGCACGCCTCACCGCCCTGACGGGCACCCTGCTGCTGCTCACCGGCTGTGGCGCCGCCGACATGACGAAACAGGCGTCGCCGTTCGCCGACGCGCGCGGCGCGCGGACCGTGACCCTCTCCGTGCAGTCCTGGGTCGGCGCGCAGGCGAACGTCGCCGTCGCCCAGTACCTGCTGGAGAGCGAACTCGGCTACCGCGTCGACACCGTCCAGGTCGACGAGGTCCCCGCCTGGGACGCGCTCAGCCAGGGCCGGGTCGACGCGATCCTGGAGGACTGGGGGCATCCCGACCAGGAGAAGCGGTACGTCCACGACAAGAAGACCATCGCGCGCGGCGGCGGCCTCGGCGTCACCGGGCACATCGGCTGGTACGTCCCGGCGTACTTCGCGAAGCAGCACCCGGACGTCACCGACTGGAAGAACCTCGACCGGTACGCCGACGAGATGCGCACCCCGGAGAGCGGCGGCAAGGGCCAGCTCCTGGACGGCTCCCCGTCCTACGTCACCAACGACAAGGCGCTGGTGAAGAACCTGGACCTCGACTACCAGGTCGTGTTCGCCGGTTCGGAGGCCGCCCAGATCACCCAGATCACCCGGTTCGCCAAGGAGAAGAAGCCCTTCCTGACGTACTGGTACGCCCCGCAGTGGCTCTTCGAGAAGGTCCCCATGACCGAGGTGAGGCTGCCCGCGTACGAAGAGGGCTGCGACGCCGACCCGGCGAAGGTCGCCTGCGCCTATCCGCACACCCCGCTCCAGAAGTACCTCAACGCCGACTTCGCGCGGAACGGCGGGGACGCGGCCGCCTTCCTGAAGAAGTTCCGGTGGACGACCGAGGACCAGAACGAGGTCTCCCTGATGATCGCCGACCAGAAGCTCACCCCGCGCGAGGCGGCCGAGAAGTGGGCCGACCGCCACGCCTCCACCTGGAAGGCGTGGCTGCCGTGA
- a CDS encoding carboxymuconolactone decarboxylase family protein yields MTTEQRAPHAPEPTARLPWAKHAPEVFQAMVRLDGAARRGVDPVLYELVKIRASQINHCAYCIDMHSKDALAAGESVERIVQLSAWEESPHFYTEKELAALALTDAVTVLTDGFVPDEVYAHAAAHFEEAELAHLIAAIAVINAWNRFGVTARMVPGHHHPAPHA; encoded by the coding sequence ATGACCACCGAACAACGAGCCCCGCACGCCCCCGAACCCACCGCCCGACTGCCCTGGGCCAAGCACGCCCCCGAGGTGTTCCAGGCGATGGTCCGCCTGGACGGAGCCGCCCGCAGGGGCGTCGACCCGGTCCTCTACGAACTGGTGAAGATCCGCGCCTCCCAGATCAACCACTGCGCGTACTGCATCGACATGCACAGCAAGGACGCCCTGGCGGCCGGGGAGAGCGTGGAGCGGATCGTCCAGCTCTCGGCCTGGGAGGAGTCGCCGCACTTCTACACCGAGAAGGAGCTGGCGGCCCTCGCGCTGACCGACGCGGTCACCGTCCTCACCGACGGTTTCGTGCCGGACGAGGTGTACGCGCACGCCGCCGCGCACTTCGAGGAGGCCGAACTGGCCCATCTGATCGCCGCGATCGCGGTGATCAACGCCTGGAACCGGTTCGGCGTGACCGCGCGGATGGTGCCGGGCCACCACCACCCGGCCCCGCACGCCTGA
- a CDS encoding ABC transporter permease subunit, whose product MATVTAASLRIAPPGVLRRPAARKLLLLAALAAVLVPLAHARWASGSWPSALTVDLTGPLTRAGDWIIDNRDSHPLFLYFLGHVSNAVVVSVRAVYLLLLAAGWAGVTAAATALAWCVAGIRLALGTAAALLACGALGMWVPTMQTLALMAVAVLVSVAVGTLLGLAAGLSDRLDRVLRPVLDTMQVLPAFAYLLPVVLVFGIGVPAAVLATVVYAAPPMARLTALGLRGADKEVLEAVDSLGATARQRLLTARLPLARKELLLGLNQTIMMALSMAVIASVIGAGGLGDRVYQALASVDVGAALAAGIPIVLLAVVLDRITAAAGDTTGRRPAPRAVYAVPAALAVTVAAAVAARLSGRLDWPASWTVAVATPVNDAVAWMTDHLYSGVPVVGGTADWAGHFTTWVLDPLRDGLQGLPWWAVLLLVAAVAWPIGTWRTALTAVLALAATGVLGVWEPSLDTLSQVLAAVAVTLVLGFAIGVAAARGDRFERLLRPVLDVFQTMPQFVYLIPVVALFGVGRAPAVAAAVVYALPAVVRITAQGLRQVDPAALEAARSLGATPAQQIRQVQLPLARPALLLAVNQGVVLVLAVVVIGGLVGGGALGYDAVFGLAQGDLATGLVAGAAIVCLGLTLDRVTQPTERRTTKGA is encoded by the coding sequence ATGGCCACGGTCACCGCCGCCTCCCTCCGGATCGCGCCGCCGGGTGTCCTCCGCCGCCCCGCCGCCCGCAAGCTCCTGCTGCTCGCCGCCCTCGCGGCCGTCCTCGTCCCCCTCGCCCACGCCCGCTGGGCCAGCGGCTCCTGGCCGAGCGCCCTCACCGTCGACCTCACCGGCCCGCTCACCCGCGCCGGGGACTGGATCATCGACAACCGGGACAGCCACCCGCTGTTCCTGTACTTCCTGGGCCATGTCAGCAACGCGGTCGTCGTCTCCGTACGCGCCGTCTATCTGCTGCTGCTCGCCGCCGGCTGGGCCGGGGTCACCGCGGCCGCGACCGCGCTGGCCTGGTGCGTCGCCGGGATCCGGCTCGCGCTCGGCACCGCCGCCGCCCTCCTGGCCTGCGGCGCGCTCGGCATGTGGGTGCCGACCATGCAGACCCTCGCCCTGATGGCCGTCGCCGTCCTCGTGTCGGTCGCGGTCGGGACGCTCCTCGGCCTCGCCGCCGGACTCTCCGACCGGCTGGACCGGGTCCTGCGCCCGGTCCTGGACACCATGCAGGTGCTCCCGGCCTTCGCCTACCTCCTGCCGGTCGTCCTGGTCTTCGGCATCGGCGTCCCGGCGGCCGTCCTGGCCACCGTCGTCTACGCGGCCCCGCCCATGGCCCGGCTGACCGCCCTCGGACTGCGCGGCGCCGACAAGGAGGTCCTGGAGGCCGTGGACTCGCTGGGCGCCACCGCCCGCCAGCGGCTGCTGACCGCCCGGCTGCCGCTGGCCCGCAAGGAACTCCTGCTCGGCCTCAACCAGACGATCATGATGGCGCTGTCGATGGCGGTCATCGCGTCGGTGATCGGCGCGGGCGGTCTCGGCGACCGCGTCTACCAGGCGCTGGCCTCGGTGGACGTCGGCGCGGCGCTCGCCGCCGGCATCCCGATCGTGCTGCTCGCGGTCGTCCTGGACCGGATCACGGCCGCCGCGGGCGACACCACCGGCCGCAGGCCCGCCCCGCGCGCGGTGTACGCGGTCCCGGCCGCCCTCGCGGTGACCGTGGCGGCGGCCGTCGCCGCCCGTCTGTCCGGCCGCCTCGACTGGCCCGCCTCCTGGACGGTGGCCGTCGCGACCCCCGTCAACGACGCCGTCGCCTGGATGACCGACCACCTCTACTCCGGCGTCCCCGTGGTCGGCGGCACCGCCGACTGGGCCGGGCACTTCACCACCTGGGTCCTCGACCCGCTCCGCGACGGTCTCCAGGGCCTGCCCTGGTGGGCGGTGCTGCTGCTGGTCGCGGCGGTGGCCTGGCCGATCGGCACCTGGCGCACCGCGCTCACCGCCGTGCTCGCCCTCGCCGCGACCGGGGTGCTCGGCGTGTGGGAACCGTCCCTGGACACGCTCTCCCAGGTCCTCGCGGCCGTCGCCGTCACCCTCGTCCTCGGGTTCGCCATCGGGGTGGCGGCCGCCCGCGGCGACCGGTTCGAACGGCTGCTGCGGCCCGTCCTGGACGTCTTCCAGACGATGCCGCAGTTCGTGTACCTGATCCCGGTGGTGGCCCTGTTCGGCGTCGGCCGCGCGCCCGCCGTCGCCGCGGCCGTCGTCTACGCGCTGCCCGCCGTCGTACGGATCACCGCGCAGGGTCTGCGGCAGGTCGACCCGGCCGCCCTGGAGGCCGCCCGGTCCCTCGGCGCGACCCCCGCCCAGCAGATCCGGCAGGTGCAACTGCCGCTGGCCCGGCCCGCGTTGCTGCTCGCCGTGAACCAGGGCGTGGTCCTGGTCCTCGCCGTCGTCGTGATCGGCGGCCTGGTCGGCGGGGGCGCGCTCGGCTACGACGCCGTGTTCGGCCTCGCGCAGGGCGACCTGGCGACGGGTCTGGTCGCCGGCGCCGCCATCGTCTGCCTCGGCCTGACGCTCGACCGGGTGACCCAGCCGACCGAACGCCGCACGACGAAGGGAGCGTGA
- a CDS encoding 2'-5' RNA ligase family protein, whose amino-acid sequence MGTVTIGVSIAVPEPHGSLLQERRTGFGDAAAHGIPTHVTLLPPTEIEPGALPAVEAHLAQVAAAGRPFPMRLSGTGTFRPVSPVVYVRVVEGAEVCAWLQQRVRDASGPLVRELQFPYHPHVTVAHGIDERAMDRAFEELAGYEAQWSCTGFALHEQGTDGVWRQLREFPFGGSVVPPQAARVDRGTLPTR is encoded by the coding sequence GTGGGGACCGTAACGATCGGCGTGTCGATCGCGGTCCCGGAGCCCCACGGCAGCCTGCTCCAGGAGCGGCGCACGGGCTTCGGCGACGCCGCGGCTCACGGCATCCCCACGCACGTCACCCTGCTCCCGCCGACCGAGATCGAGCCGGGCGCCCTTCCGGCCGTCGAGGCGCATCTCGCGCAGGTCGCCGCGGCCGGCCGGCCGTTCCCGATGCGCCTGTCCGGCACGGGCACCTTCCGGCCGGTGTCACCGGTGGTCTACGTCCGGGTCGTCGAGGGCGCCGAGGTGTGCGCCTGGCTCCAGCAGCGGGTCCGGGACGCCTCCGGGCCCCTGGTGCGCGAGCTGCAGTTCCCGTACCACCCGCACGTCACCGTCGCGCACGGCATCGACGAGCGGGCGATGGACCGCGCCTTCGAGGAGCTGGCCGGGTACGAGGCGCAGTGGTCCTGCACCGGCTTCGCCCTGCACGAGCAGGGCACGGACGGCGTCTGGCGCCAACTGCGCGAGTTCCCGTTCGGCGGATCGGTCGTCCCCCCGCAGGCCGCCCGCGTCGACCGGGGCACCCTGCCGACCCGCTGA
- a CDS encoding DMT family transporter, with protein sequence MVCALGAAVCFGTATVLQAMAARAASGGGGGEAALLLRALRQWRYLAGLGLDGLGFVFQILALRSLAIYAVGAALASSLAVTAVVAARLLRVRLSRTEWTAVGVVCAGLALLGLAAGPEGDETGPGWLPWAMLGTAAAVLALGLSGRWLPERGRSPVLGLGAGFGFGVVEVAVRLIDTLSPGPLLTDPSLYALLLGGGAAFLSLTSALQRGSVTAATAGMVIGETVWPAVIGVVWLGDGTREGWAWVAVLGFAVAVAGALALARFGEAPDAGAGPR encoded by the coding sequence ATGGTGTGCGCCCTCGGCGCTGCGGTGTGTTTCGGTACGGCGACGGTGTTGCAGGCGATGGCCGCGCGGGCCGCCTCCGGGGGCGGTGGCGGGGAGGCGGCGCTGCTGCTGAGGGCGCTGCGGCAGTGGCGGTATCTGGCGGGCCTGGGGCTGGACGGGCTCGGTTTCGTGTTCCAGATCCTCGCGCTGCGCTCCCTCGCGATCTACGCCGTGGGGGCGGCGCTGGCGTCGAGCCTCGCGGTGACGGCGGTGGTCGCGGCGCGGCTGCTGCGGGTCCGGCTGAGCCGGACGGAGTGGACGGCCGTCGGGGTGGTCTGCGCGGGCCTGGCGCTGCTGGGCCTCGCCGCGGGCCCGGAGGGCGACGAGACGGGGCCGGGGTGGCTGCCCTGGGCGATGCTCGGCACGGCGGCCGCGGTCCTGGCCCTGGGCCTGTCCGGGCGGTGGCTGCCGGAACGTGGGCGGTCACCGGTGCTGGGCCTGGGCGCGGGCTTCGGCTTCGGCGTGGTGGAGGTCGCGGTCCGCCTGATCGACACGCTGTCCCCCGGCCCCCTCCTGACCGACCCGTCCCTGTACGCACTCCTCCTCGGCGGCGGCGCGGCCTTCCTCTCCCTGACCTCGGCCCTGCAACGCGGCTCGGTGACGGCGGCGACGGCCGGCATGGTGATCGGCGAGACGGTCTGGCCGGCGGTGATCGGCGTGGTGTGGCTGGGCGACGGGACACGGGAGGGCTGGGCGTGGGTGGCGGTCCTGGGCTTCGCGGTGGCGGTGGCGGGGGCGCTGGCGCTGGCGCGGTTCGGGGAGGCGCCGGACGCCGGCGCCGGGCCGAGGTGA
- a CDS encoding glycine hydroxymethyltransferase: MSEQQSRPAENLSTQSTAFRAALDVIRAVEPRVADAIGQEVADQREMLKLIASENYASPATLLAMGNWFSDKYAEGTIGRRFYAGCRNVDTVESLAAEHAKELFGARHAYVQPHSGIDANLVAFWAVLGARVEVPFLEKAGARQVNDLTDADWAELRQAFGNQRMLGMSLDAGGHLTHGFRPNISGKMFDQRSYGTDPATGLIDYDALRASARDFKPLIIVAGYSAYPRLVNFRIMREIADEVGATLMVDMAHFAGLVAGKVLTGDFDPVPHAQIVTTTTHKSLRGPRGGMVLCDDSLKDQVDRGCPMVLGGPLPHVMAAKAVALAEARQPAFQDYARRIVDNSRALAEGLTSRGATLVTGGTDNHLNLIDVAASYGLTGRQAEAALLDSGIVTNRNAIPADPNGAWYTSGIRIGTPALTTRGLGTAEMDEVAALIDRVLTTTEPGTTKSGAPSKAAHVLDAKIADEISTRATDLVAAFPLYPEIDLG; this comes from the coding sequence ATGTCAGAGCAGCAGTCCCGCCCCGCCGAGAACCTCTCCACCCAGTCGACCGCCTTCCGCGCGGCCCTCGACGTGATCCGCGCCGTCGAGCCGCGCGTCGCCGACGCCATCGGCCAGGAGGTCGCCGACCAGCGCGAGATGCTCAAGCTGATCGCCTCCGAGAACTACGCCTCCCCGGCCACCCTCCTCGCGATGGGCAACTGGTTCAGCGACAAGTACGCCGAGGGCACCATCGGCCGCCGCTTCTACGCCGGCTGCCGCAACGTCGACACGGTCGAGTCCCTCGCCGCCGAGCACGCCAAGGAGCTGTTCGGCGCCCGGCACGCCTACGTCCAGCCGCACTCCGGCATCGACGCCAACCTCGTCGCCTTCTGGGCGGTCCTCGGCGCCCGCGTCGAGGTCCCGTTCCTGGAGAAGGCCGGCGCCCGCCAGGTCAACGACCTCACCGACGCCGACTGGGCCGAGCTGCGCCAGGCGTTCGGCAACCAGCGCATGCTCGGCATGTCCCTGGACGCCGGCGGCCACCTCACCCACGGCTTCCGCCCGAACATCAGCGGCAAGATGTTCGACCAGCGCTCCTACGGCACCGACCCGGCGACCGGCCTCATCGACTACGACGCCCTGCGCGCCTCCGCCCGTGACTTCAAGCCGCTGATCATCGTCGCCGGCTACTCCGCGTACCCCCGTCTGGTGAACTTCCGGATCATGCGCGAGATCGCCGACGAGGTCGGCGCGACCCTCATGGTCGACATGGCGCACTTCGCGGGCCTGGTCGCGGGCAAGGTGCTCACCGGCGACTTCGACCCGGTCCCGCACGCCCAGATCGTCACGACCACCACCCACAAGTCGCTGCGCGGCCCGCGCGGCGGCATGGTGCTGTGCGACGACTCCCTCAAGGACCAGGTCGACCGCGGCTGCCCGATGGTCCTCGGCGGCCCCCTGCCGCACGTGATGGCCGCCAAGGCCGTCGCCCTCGCCGAGGCCCGGCAGCCCGCCTTCCAGGACTACGCCCGGCGGATCGTCGACAACTCCCGCGCGCTGGCCGAGGGCCTGACCAGCCGGGGCGCCACCCTGGTCACCGGCGGCACCGACAACCACCTCAACCTGATCGACGTGGCGGCCTCCTACGGCCTCACCGGCCGCCAGGCCGAGGCCGCGCTCCTCGACTCCGGGATCGTCACCAACCGCAACGCCATCCCCGCCGACCCGAACGGCGCCTGGTACACCTCCGGCATCCGCATCGGCACCCCGGCCCTGACCACCCGCGGTCTCGGCACGGCGGAGATGGACGAGGTCGCCGCCCTGATCGACCGCGTCCTCACCACCACCGAGCCGGGCACGACGAAGTCGGGTGCCCCCTCGAAGGCCGCCCACGTCCTGGACGCGAAGATCGCGGACGAGATCTCCACCCGGGCGACGGACCTGGTCGCGGCCTTCCCGCTGTACCCGGAGATCGACCTGGGCTGA
- the pdxR gene encoding MocR-like pyridoxine biosynthesis transcription factor PdxR: MTETWATLGVDLHLEPSGPGVRRGLTDALREAVRGGRLAPGTRLPSSRSLAADLGLARNTVAAAYSDLVAEGWLTARQGSGTRVADRSVVPSAGAAPRRPARARPRHDLRAGSPDLASFPRAAWLRAARRALAVAPYDALGYGDPRGRPELRAALAGYLARVRGVRADPERVVVCAGFAHALQLLATVLSARGVRTLAVESYGLDAHWRLAETAGLPTDPLPFDEHGTDPSALPPGGAVLLTPAHQFPTGVALHHDRRAAVVEWARRTGGLVLEDDYDGEFRYDRRPVGALQGLDPDHVVYLGTASKSLAPGLRLGWIVAPPGLARELAAAKGAVDTCGVLDQLTLAEFITSGAHDRHVRASRLRYRRRRDALVSVLAERAPWVRVTGIAAGLHAVLRLPPGTERDVIRAAAHLGLALDPLTPRHHHPDATDTPPDALVIGYATPPDHAWTPTLTTLCTALGVSDPGTDLG, from the coding sequence ATGACGGAAACGTGGGCCACTCTCGGGGTCGACCTGCATCTCGAACCGTCCGGCCCGGGGGTGCGCCGGGGGCTCACCGACGCCCTGCGCGAGGCGGTCCGCGGCGGGCGCCTCGCCCCCGGCACCCGGCTGCCGTCCTCCCGCTCCCTCGCCGCCGACCTGGGGCTGGCCCGCAACACGGTCGCCGCGGCCTACTCCGACCTCGTCGCCGAGGGCTGGCTCACCGCCCGGCAGGGCTCCGGCACCCGGGTGGCGGACCGGTCCGTCGTCCCCTCGGCCGGGGCGGCCCCGCGCCGGCCCGCCCGCGCCCGGCCGCGCCACGACCTGCGCGCCGGCTCCCCCGACCTCGCCTCCTTCCCGCGCGCCGCCTGGCTGCGGGCCGCCCGCCGCGCGCTCGCCGTCGCGCCCTACGACGCCCTCGGCTACGGCGATCCGCGCGGCCGGCCCGAACTGCGCGCCGCGCTCGCCGGCTATCTGGCCCGGGTCCGCGGGGTGCGCGCCGACCCCGAACGCGTCGTGGTGTGCGCCGGCTTCGCCCACGCGCTGCAACTCCTCGCCACGGTCCTGAGCGCGCGCGGGGTACGCACCCTCGCCGTCGAGTCGTACGGCCTGGACGCGCACTGGCGGCTGGCGGAGACGGCGGGGCTGCCCACGGACCCCCTGCCGTTCGACGAACACGGCACGGACCCCTCCGCGTTGCCGCCCGGCGGCGCGGTCCTGCTCACCCCCGCGCACCAGTTCCCGACGGGCGTGGCGCTGCACCACGACCGGCGCGCGGCCGTCGTGGAGTGGGCGCGCCGCACCGGCGGCCTGGTCCTGGAGGACGACTACGACGGCGAGTTCCGCTACGACCGCCGGCCCGTGGGCGCGCTCCAGGGCCTGGACCCCGACCACGTGGTGTACCTGGGCACGGCCAGCAAGTCCCTGGCCCCCGGTCTGCGTCTGGGCTGGATCGTGGCCCCGCCCGGCCTGGCCCGCGAACTCGCCGCCGCCAAGGGCGCGGTGGACACCTGCGGGGTCCTGGACCAGTTGACCCTGGCGGAGTTCATCACCTCCGGCGCCCACGACCGTCACGTGCGCGCCTCCCGCCTCCGCTACCGGCGCCGCCGCGACGCCCTCGTCTCGGTGCTGGCCGAGCGCGCCCCCTGGGTCCGCGTCACCGGCATCGCGGCGGGCCTGCACGCCGTCCTGCGCCTCCCGCCCGGCACCGAACGCGACGTGATCCGCGCCGCCGCCCACCTCGGCCTGGCCCTCGACCCCCTGACCCCCCGCCACCACCACCCCGACGCGACCGACACACCCCCGGACGCCCTGGTGATCGGCTACGCCACCCCACCGGACCACGCCTGGACCCCCACCCTGACCACCCTGTGCACGGCCCTGGGGGTCTCGGACCCGGGGACCGACCTGGGCTGA